The nucleotide sequence ATGAATTGATAGATCCATTAGCTTATGAAGAAAAAGTAAAAGAAACATTTAAACTTTGGAATGAGAGAAAGGGTGATTATGATAAATATCTTCTTTCTTTGACTGAAAGTTATGTAAATGCAATGATAGGAATATCTGAAAAAGATAATGATTTTGTTTCAGACCAAGTTTTAAATCTAAGTGGGAATAGAGTATATAGATACACTAGAGAGAGAATAAAATGGCACAAAGAACAAGGACATAAAGTGATATTTATCTCTGGAAGTCCAGATTTCTTGGTAAAAAGAATGGCAAATAAATGTGGTGCTGATGATTATCAAGGATCTATTTACCATACAAAAGATGGAAAATTTTCTGGAGAAATCTCGCCAATGTGGGATTCAAGAAATAAGATAAAATCTCTTAATAGATTTTGTGAAAAATATAATTTGGATTTAGAAAAAAGTTATGCTTATGGAGATACAAGTGGAGATTATTCAATGTTAAAATCTGTTGGAAATCCAATAGCTATTAATCCATCTAAAGAATTTTTGGAAAAACTGAGAGAAAATCAAGAGATTTCTAAAAAAGTTCAAATTATTATTGAAAGAAAAGATGT is from Fusobacterium perfoetens and encodes:
- a CDS encoding HAD family hydrolase; the encoded protein is MIGAFFDIDGTIYRNSLLTEHFKKMIKYELIDPLAYEEKVKETFKLWNERKGDYDKYLLSLTESYVNAMIGISEKDNDFVSDQVLNLSGNRVYRYTRERIKWHKEQGHKVIFISGSPDFLVKRMANKCGADDYQGSIYHTKDGKFSGEISPMWDSRNKIKSLNRFCEKYNLDLEKSYAYGDTSGDYSMLKSVGNPIAINPSKEFLEKLRENQEISKKVQIIIERKDVIYKVNLDVENLY